In one Micromonospora polyrhachis genomic region, the following are encoded:
- a CDS encoding MGH1-like glycoside hydrolase domain-containing protein, producing the protein MADHREDLLQARIREVLDANWTGTHTVPSRTLYPHQWSWDAAFISIGLARIAPDRAWRDLRSLFLAQWPDGRVPHIVFDPGVAERDYFPGPTFWAAPARAGAAATAGPAGTTGPATTSGPATTSGTAASAPGPRAPTAAEIRSGSPTTGSTGIVQPPVHALGAWEVYRRTPDETGAAQLRWLYPRLVAQQDYLSGARDVGGGGLASIVHPWESGLDNSPAWDTALAAVPVVADLLRRHRRRDNQVGLVDHRPTDDDYARYLALAAAYRDGDYQDTHLADRHLFLVECPAFNALRGVAELALARIAEVVGGDPTGHRTRAAAITRALVDRLYDARTGMFHALDVRTGRLSPARCVNGLVPLVLPDLPGRQVTELVATLRSSRFGLTSTSAVPSYDRTAADFDPVRYWRGPVWLNMNWLLWRGLRSHGRDELAATLRGTLLDLVRRSGCHEYFHADTGAGIGAPAFSWTAALTLDLLGAD; encoded by the coding sequence ATGGCCGACCACCGGGAAGATCTGCTCCAGGCCCGGATCCGTGAGGTCCTGGACGCCAACTGGACCGGTACGCACACCGTCCCGTCGCGCACGCTCTACCCGCACCAGTGGAGCTGGGACGCGGCGTTCATCAGCATCGGTCTGGCCCGGATCGCCCCGGACCGGGCCTGGCGCGACCTACGCAGCCTCTTCTTGGCTCAGTGGCCGGACGGCCGGGTGCCGCACATTGTCTTCGACCCGGGTGTCGCCGAGCGCGACTACTTTCCCGGCCCGACGTTCTGGGCCGCGCCGGCCAGAGCCGGCGCGGCCGCAACAGCGGGGCCAGCCGGCACGACCGGACCCGCTACTACGTCCGGACCAGCTACTACGTCCGGAACGGCGGCGTCGGCACCCGGGCCTCGGGCCCCGACCGCCGCCGAGATCCGGTCAGGGTCGCCGACGACGGGCAGCACCGGCATCGTCCAGCCCCCGGTGCACGCCCTCGGGGCCTGGGAGGTCTACCGGCGCACGCCGGACGAGACAGGGGCGGCACAACTGCGATGGCTCTATCCCCGGCTCGTCGCCCAGCAGGACTATCTGTCCGGCGCCCGGGACGTCGGTGGCGGTGGACTCGCCAGCATCGTGCACCCGTGGGAGTCCGGCCTCGACAACAGCCCGGCCTGGGACACCGCCCTGGCCGCCGTACCGGTGGTGGCCGACCTGCTTCGCCGGCACCGCCGCCGGGACAACCAGGTCGGCCTGGTCGACCACCGGCCCACCGACGACGACTACGCCCGCTACCTGGCGCTGGCCGCCGCGTACCGGGATGGTGACTACCAGGACACCCACCTGGCCGACCGGCACCTGTTCCTGGTCGAATGCCCGGCGTTCAACGCGCTACGCGGCGTTGCCGAGTTGGCGTTGGCCCGCATCGCGGAGGTGGTCGGCGGCGATCCGACCGGGCACCGGACGCGCGCGGCGGCCATCACCCGGGCCCTGGTCGACCGGCTGTACGACGCCAGGACCGGGATGTTCCACGCCCTGGACGTACGGACCGGCCGGCTCAGTCCGGCCCGCTGCGTCAACGGCCTGGTACCGCTGGTCCTGCCCGATCTGCCCGGTCGACAGGTGACCGAGCTGGTCGCGACGCTCCGGTCTTCGCGGTTCGGGCTGACCAGCACGTCGGCGGTGCCCAGTTACGACCGGACCGCCGCCGACTTCGACCCGGTGCGCTACTGGCGCGGACCGGTCTGGCTGAACATGAACTGGTTACTGTGGCGGGGACTGCGCAGCCACGGTCGCGACGAACTCGCGGCGACGCTGCGAGGCACGCTGCTCGACCTGGTACGCCGCTCCGGCTGCCACGAGTACTTCCACGCCGACACCGGAGCGGGCATCGGCGCACCGGCGTTCAGCTGGACCGCCGCCCTCACCCTGGATCTGCTCGGTGCCGACTGA
- a CDS encoding glycoside hydrolase family 15 protein: protein MSQVPISDYGFLSDCRSAALVSRGGSVDWWCPDRFDGPSVFGRLLDPQAGYWSLAPTEESETQAESASGPGPYVERSYLPDTLVLRTVHHTGSGSVAVTEALAVEPGARGHELGRASPAVLVRVVEGLTGTVRMRVDFVPRPEYGLLTPYLHRQPDRVVAAAGPTTVTLRAPVPLTCQPGRVYGEFEVTAGQVLGFDVAYAPAYDTVAPAELDPVATIPDTVEAWRAIRETHRYQGLYPELVRHSALVLQGLTYQRSGAVVAAATTSLPEQLAADRNYDYRYAWLRDFAFTMNALWVGACPEETSRLFGWAARSAGRIGASPVPIMYGVEGERHLAENVMGNLRGYAESRPVRTGNDAWRQRQLDVLGEVLEAAYRMRDQLHEFDEELRELLVGLADQAAATWREADAGMWEARDQERHYLSSKVMCWVALERAVRLAPLLGERADPERWAAVRDEIRLAVLHSGWNDEVHAYTGAFGSPELDASVLILPLVHFLPATDPRMRATIHAIESRLTVNGLVRRWSGDPAGFVLCTFWLVECLALAGEYHRAVELFDRTVAHANDVGLFAEQLAPDGAHLGNTPQALSHIGLINAAWRLTESVPSR, encoded by the coding sequence GTGTCGCAGGTACCCATCTCCGACTACGGGTTCCTGTCCGACTGTCGTTCGGCCGCCCTGGTAAGCCGGGGCGGCTCGGTCGACTGGTGGTGTCCGGACCGCTTCGACGGCCCATCGGTCTTCGGGCGGCTGCTCGACCCGCAGGCCGGCTACTGGTCCCTCGCCCCGACGGAGGAGAGCGAGACGCAGGCGGAATCGGCCAGCGGGCCGGGCCCGTACGTCGAACGAAGCTATCTTCCCGACACGCTGGTGCTGCGTACCGTGCACCACACCGGCAGCGGCAGCGTGGCGGTCACCGAAGCGCTCGCCGTCGAACCGGGGGCCCGCGGCCACGAACTCGGCCGGGCCTCGCCGGCCGTACTGGTGCGGGTCGTGGAAGGGCTCACCGGCACGGTACGGATGCGCGTCGACTTCGTACCCCGCCCGGAGTACGGGCTGCTCACGCCGTACCTGCACCGCCAGCCGGACCGGGTGGTGGCCGCCGCCGGCCCGACCACCGTCACCCTGCGCGCGCCGGTGCCGCTGACCTGCCAGCCCGGCCGGGTGTACGGCGAGTTCGAGGTGACCGCCGGGCAGGTGCTCGGCTTCGACGTGGCGTACGCCCCCGCCTACGACACCGTGGCCCCGGCCGAACTCGACCCGGTCGCCACCATCCCCGACACCGTCGAGGCCTGGCGGGCGATCCGGGAAACCCATCGCTACCAGGGGCTCTACCCGGAACTTGTCCGGCACAGCGCGCTGGTGCTCCAGGGGTTGACCTATCAGCGCAGCGGCGCGGTGGTGGCCGCCGCAACCACATCCCTGCCCGAGCAGCTCGCCGCGGACCGAAACTACGATTATCGATACGCCTGGCTGCGCGACTTCGCCTTCACCATGAACGCCCTGTGGGTCGGGGCCTGCCCGGAGGAGACGTCCCGGTTGTTCGGCTGGGCGGCCCGGTCCGCCGGCCGGATCGGTGCCAGCCCGGTGCCGATCATGTACGGCGTCGAGGGCGAGCGGCATCTCGCCGAGAACGTCATGGGCAACCTGCGGGGCTATGCGGAGAGCCGGCCGGTCCGCACCGGCAACGATGCGTGGCGGCAACGTCAGCTCGACGTGCTTGGCGAGGTGCTGGAGGCCGCGTACCGGATGCGGGACCAGTTGCACGAGTTCGACGAGGAGCTACGCGAACTACTGGTCGGTTTGGCTGACCAGGCCGCCGCCACCTGGCGGGAGGCCGATGCCGGCATGTGGGAGGCCCGGGACCAGGAACGGCACTACCTCTCCTCGAAGGTGATGTGCTGGGTCGCCCTGGAGCGGGCGGTACGGCTCGCGCCGCTGCTCGGCGAGCGGGCCGATCCCGAGCGTTGGGCGGCGGTACGGGACGAGATCCGGCTCGCCGTGCTGCACAGCGGCTGGAACGACGAGGTGCATGCCTACACGGGGGCGTTCGGCTCACCGGAACTCGACGCCTCCGTGCTGATCCTGCCCCTGGTGCACTTCCTGCCGGCCACCGATCCGAGGATGCGCGCCACCATCCACGCGATCGAGTCCCGGCTCACCGTCAACGGTCTGGTCCGGCGTTGGTCCGGTGACCCGGCCGGCTTCGTGCTGTGTACGTTCTGGCTGGTCGAGTGCCTGGCCTTGGCGGGCGAGTACCACCGAGCGGTGGAGCTGTTCGACCGTACGGTGGCGCATGCCAACGACGTCGGCCTCTTCGCCGAGCAGCTCGCCCCGGACGGGGCGCACCTGGGCAACACCCCGCAGGCGTTGTCCCACATCGGGTTGATCAACGCCGCCTGGCGGCTGACCGAGTCCGTGCCGAGTCGGTGA
- a CDS encoding cupin domain-containing protein: MEHFTIATVAEKSPDFRRVLWTGEHTQLVIMTIPPGGEIGEEVHEGTDQILTFVSGTGEARVSGKKKAVAQGDLVVVPAGTKHNFVNTGPNPLVLYTVYGPPEHADQAVHKTKEQADAAEEAGKDEPPTS, from the coding sequence ATGGAGCACTTCACTATCGCCACAGTCGCCGAGAAGAGTCCGGATTTCCGCCGGGTCCTGTGGACCGGTGAACACACCCAACTCGTCATCATGACCATCCCGCCCGGCGGCGAGATCGGTGAGGAGGTGCACGAGGGCACCGACCAGATCCTCACCTTCGTCAGCGGCACGGGCGAGGCCCGGGTGTCCGGCAAGAAGAAGGCGGTGGCCCAGGGGGATCTCGTCGTCGTTCCCGCGGGCACCAAACACAACTTCGTCAACACCGGTCCCAACCCGCTCGTCCTCTACACCGTCTACGGACCGCCGGAGCATGCCGACCAGGCGGTGCACAAGACGAAGGAGCAGGCCGACGCGGCCGAGGAAGCAGGCAAGGACGAGCCGCCGACCTCCTGA
- a CDS encoding winged helix-turn-helix domain-containing protein, translating to MPATKWEKLADHIRGQIKSGELKPGDKLPSTAQLKAEHGVSDSVIRYAMHALRMEGLVESAHGVGVFVAEPN from the coding sequence ATGCCTGCAACGAAGTGGGAGAAGCTCGCCGACCACATCCGTGGCCAGATCAAGTCTGGAGAGCTGAAGCCCGGCGACAAGCTGCCATCGACAGCCCAGCTCAAGGCCGAACATGGCGTGTCCGACTCCGTGATTCGCTACGCCATGCACGCCCTTCGGATGGAAGGGCTCGTCGAAAGCGCCCACGGCGTGGGTGTCTTCGTTGCCGAGCCGAATTAG
- a CDS encoding IS1380 family transposase — MKATATRPKIMVTGGGRGVVGHAGARLLTDLADATGLTSAFGEALAGLRQRQGGHDPGRIAVDLAVMLADGGETIADLAVLRNQQALFGPVASDPTAWRLLSQLDDTMLAELRTARARAREIAWAQHADTHGDLPQPMVAGQQVDSLVLDIDATIVISHSEKESATRTWKKTFGFHPLLCFLDNTGEALAGLLREGRAGSNTTADHITVLDQALAQIPDAHRHGTPILLRSDAAGSSHGFLAHIRGLREQHLDIRFSVGVAITEPVREAIRAATGWIPAVDTDGDLREHAQVCEITGLFDAAGWPEGTRFVVRRERPHPGAQLSLFDTVEGWRHQLVATDTPPGNGSIQHLEALHRAHARVEDRIRTGKNTGFGRFPSRVFAINQAWLQLALTGIDLLAWTQALLLDGDLATAEPKKLRYRLLHVAGRITRTARRTRLAIAANWPWTDALTSAFNRLAALPRPAG, encoded by the coding sequence GTGAAGGCTACCGCAACACGTCCGAAGATCATGGTGACCGGTGGTGGGCGGGGCGTAGTCGGTCACGCCGGTGCCCGGCTGCTGACTGATCTGGCCGACGCTACCGGGCTGACCAGCGCGTTCGGTGAGGCCTTGGCCGGGCTGCGGCAGCGGCAGGGCGGGCACGACCCGGGACGGATCGCGGTAGATCTCGCGGTGATGCTCGCCGACGGCGGTGAGACCATCGCTGACCTGGCAGTCCTGCGAAACCAGCAGGCCCTGTTCGGGCCGGTCGCGTCCGACCCGACCGCATGGCGGCTGTTGTCGCAGCTCGACGACACGATGCTGGCCGAACTGCGGACCGCCCGGGCCCGAGCCCGTGAGATCGCCTGGGCTCAGCACGCCGACACCCACGGCGACCTGCCGCAGCCGATGGTGGCCGGCCAGCAGGTCGATAGTCTGGTCCTGGACATCGACGCCACCATCGTGATCTCCCATTCCGAGAAGGAATCGGCGACCCGTACCTGGAAGAAGACGTTCGGGTTCCACCCGTTGCTGTGTTTCCTGGACAACACCGGTGAAGCCCTCGCCGGCCTGCTACGGGAGGGCCGGGCCGGATCCAACACCACCGCCGACCACATCACCGTCCTGGACCAGGCCCTCGCGCAGATCCCCGACGCCCACCGGCACGGCACCCCCATCTTGCTGCGTAGTGACGCCGCCGGTTCCAGCCACGGCTTCCTCGCCCACATCCGCGGCCTGCGCGAGCAGCACCTCGACATTCGGTTCTCCGTCGGCGTCGCGATCACCGAACCCGTACGTGAGGCGATCCGGGCCGCGACCGGCTGGATCCCCGCCGTCGACACCGATGGTGACCTGCGTGAACATGCGCAGGTCTGCGAGATCACCGGCCTGTTCGACGCGGCCGGCTGGCCTGAGGGCACCCGCTTTGTGGTCCGCCGGGAACGCCCGCACCCTGGCGCCCAACTGTCGCTGTTCGACACCGTCGAGGGCTGGCGGCATCAGCTCGTGGCCACCGACACCCCACCCGGCAACGGCAGCATCCAGCACCTGGAGGCCCTGCACCGGGCGCATGCCCGCGTCGAAGACCGTATCCGTACCGGCAAGAACACCGGCTTCGGCCGGTTCCCGTCCCGGGTGTTCGCGATCAACCAGGCATGGCTGCAACTCGCCCTGACCGGCATCGACCTGCTCGCCTGGACCCAAGCCCTGCTCCTGGACGGCGACCTCGCCACCGCCGAACCCAAGAAACTGCGTTACCGGCTCCTGCACGTCGCCGGCCGGATCACCCGCACCGCCCGCCGGACCCGCCTGGCCATCGCCGCCAACTGGCCCTGGACCGATGCCCTCACCAGCGCATTCAACAGGCTCGCCGCACTGCCCCGACCCGCCGGCTGA
- the ltrA gene encoding group II intron reverse transcriptase/maturase, producing the protein MQHALYRAAKADPGRRFHALRDKVFRRDVLWRAWVAVRRNNGAPGVDQTTLGQVEQYGVARLLDELADELREGRYRPLPARRVFIPKPGSSELRPLSIPAVRDRIVQAAVKIVLEPVFEAQFLPCSFGFRPKRSVHDALQVLVDESWRGRRWVVETDIANCFSAIPHEKLMQAVQERVCDQAVLKLLRAMLRAGVMEDGQVRRPVTGSPQGGVISPLLCNVYLHRLDRGWDMREHGVLVRFADDLLVMCASRAQAEAALQRLRHLLAELGLEPKEVKTRIVHLQVGGEGVDFLGFHHRLVRAWARTGGKQVTFLARWPANKAMQHARDRIRQLTARSRLGLPVEWIVEHINVFLRGWAGFFKYGNSARHFEKIRYYAKIRLALVIAKRHQRSRKFGWQVLSFQSSNELGLIGLGTVVAPRPFKPWRRDKPNAGGERRR; encoded by the coding sequence TTGCAGCATGCGCTGTACCGGGCGGCCAAGGCCGATCCCGGGCGTCGGTTCCATGCGCTGCGAGACAAGGTCTTCCGCAGGGACGTCTTGTGGCGGGCGTGGGTCGCGGTGCGCCGTAACAACGGTGCGCCGGGCGTCGACCAGACCACTTTGGGCCAGGTTGAACAGTACGGGGTTGCCCGGCTGCTGGACGAGTTGGCTGACGAACTCAGGGAAGGACGGTATCGGCCGTTGCCGGCGCGTCGGGTGTTCATCCCGAAGCCTGGTAGCAGCGAGTTGAGGCCGTTGTCGATCCCCGCGGTTCGTGACCGCATCGTGCAGGCGGCGGTGAAGATCGTGCTCGAACCGGTCTTCGAAGCCCAGTTCCTGCCGTGTAGCTTCGGGTTCCGCCCGAAGCGGTCGGTGCACGATGCCCTGCAGGTACTCGTGGACGAGTCCTGGCGGGGTCGGCGGTGGGTGGTCGAGACGGACATCGCCAACTGCTTTTCGGCGATTCCGCATGAGAAGTTGATGCAAGCAGTTCAGGAACGCGTCTGTGACCAGGCCGTACTCAAGCTCCTGCGGGCGATGCTGCGCGCTGGGGTGATGGAGGACGGCCAGGTCCGGCGACCGGTCACCGGCAGCCCACAAGGCGGGGTCATCTCGCCGTTGCTGTGCAACGTCTACCTGCACCGACTCGATCGGGGATGGGACATGCGTGAGCACGGGGTGCTGGTCCGGTTCGCAGACGATCTGCTGGTGATGTGCGCCTCCCGGGCGCAGGCCGAGGCCGCGCTTCAGCGGCTTCGGCACTTGTTGGCTGAACTCGGCCTGGAGCCGAAGGAGGTCAAGACCAGGATCGTGCACCTTCAGGTCGGTGGGGAAGGGGTCGACTTCCTCGGCTTTCACCACCGGTTGGTGCGCGCCTGGGCCCGCACGGGAGGTAAACAGGTCACCTTCCTGGCCCGCTGGCCCGCGAACAAGGCTATGCAGCACGCCCGGGACCGGATTCGGCAGTTGACCGCCCGGTCCCGGCTGGGGCTGCCCGTGGAGTGGATCGTGGAACACATCAACGTGTTCCTGCGCGGCTGGGCCGGGTTCTTCAAGTACGGCAACTCGGCCCGACACTTCGAGAAGATCAGGTACTACGCGAAGATACGGCTAGCGCTGGTGATCGCCAAGCGGCACCAACGCAGCCGGAAGTTCGGCTGGCAGGTGCTGTCCTTCCAGTCGAGCAACGAGTTGGGCCTGATCGGCCTGGGAACCGTCGTCGCACCAAGGCCATTTAAGCCTTGGCGGCGGGATAAGCCGAATGCCGGCGGTGAACGACGTCGGTGA
- a CDS encoding HNH endonuclease, whose amino-acid sequence MKAYLGVTDDKWFRFLAANTMLREINFWRPAGGREFRVLKTGEPFFFKTHYPHNRIVGGGFYSGFAQLRISEAWSLFKEGNGVSSLHDMRQIVSRYRREPIRADEDPVIGCILLKDPVFFPDGTHAAPPPDFKANIVQGKGYEISKDSSGYFEVLLSQMLGIAVEVDPSGPWHRPGPVYGNPRLTSPRLGQQAFKAVILSAYNRRCAITGDKIQPVLQAAHIRPLPAGGEHRIDNGILLRSDIHTLYDLGYLGIDLKHQLLVSPRLRNEFGNGEQFYSRAGDPIGVPEQRQDRPHREFLEWHLDNVYKPS is encoded by the coding sequence ATGAAGGCCTACCTCGGCGTCACTGATGACAAGTGGTTTCGATTTCTTGCCGCCAACACTATGCTGAGGGAGATTAATTTCTGGCGCCCAGCCGGAGGCCGAGAGTTTCGAGTTCTCAAAACAGGCGAGCCCTTCTTCTTCAAAACCCACTACCCACATAATCGAATAGTCGGCGGCGGCTTCTACAGCGGCTTTGCGCAGTTGCGAATTTCTGAGGCGTGGAGCCTATTCAAAGAAGGCAACGGAGTTAGCAGCCTCCACGACATGCGACAAATAGTCAGCCGATATCGCCGAGAACCCATCCGCGCCGACGAAGACCCCGTCATCGGGTGCATCCTTCTGAAAGATCCCGTCTTCTTTCCCGACGGAACACATGCTGCCCCACCCCCAGACTTCAAGGCGAACATCGTTCAGGGCAAGGGGTACGAGATCTCGAAAGATTCCTCCGGGTATTTCGAGGTGCTCCTCAGCCAGATGCTAGGCATAGCCGTAGAAGTTGATCCAAGCGGACCATGGCATCGACCGGGACCCGTATATGGCAATCCCCGCCTGACCTCTCCACGCCTCGGACAGCAGGCGTTCAAGGCCGTGATACTTAGCGCCTACAACAGACGTTGCGCCATCACCGGCGACAAGATCCAGCCCGTCCTACAGGCAGCACATATTCGCCCACTTCCCGCCGGAGGCGAGCACCGCATCGATAACGGAATACTCCTACGATCAGACATCCACACCCTCTACGACCTCGGATATCTGGGAATAGACCTCAAGCATCAACTGCTTGTCAGCCCTCGGCTTCGTAACGAATTCGGAAACGGTGAGCAGTTTTATTCACGCGCAGGAGATCCGATCGGCGTGCCCGAACAACGACAAGACAGGCCACACCGAGAATTCCTAGAATGGCACCTGGACAATGTCTACAAGCCATCTTGA
- a CDS encoding LLM class flavin-dependent oxidoreductase: MADYGHDLLFGTFLTPTAEQAQQVVELAQLTEQVGLDLVSVQDHPYQPKFLDAWTLLSVIAARTTRVTVLPNVANLPLRPPAVLARSAASLDILSGGRVELGLGAGSFWDAIAAQGGPRRSPSEAVTALTEAIEVIRALWTPGHGIRLDGEHYTLQGAKPGPFPAHDIGIWLGAIKPRMLRLTGRVADGWLPSSPYVPPEQLTAANQLIDQAATEAGRSPSAVRRLYNIVGSFNGDGREFLQGAPAVWVEQLAELTLDQGVSGYILMAESADSIRRFAAEVAPAVRELVAAERAAVSSVKSGSGTPTEAVTEVPGTPAEAVTVAPAPAPVRRAAEGLAVTPTPDDGVRFSAERPWDESDRPTGPDPEPGRRYTRHEQASGQHLVDVHDHLRSELAQLRDIADQVAAGAMDVGAARSHLNTMTMRQNNWTLGAYCESYCRVVTTHHTIEDQAMFPHLRRADPRLKPVIERLEQEHHVIHGVIERVDQALVALVTAPGNMADLRAAIDLLTDTLLSHLSYEEGELVEPLARLGYR; encoded by the coding sequence ATGGCGGACTACGGTCACGACCTGCTGTTCGGCACCTTCCTGACGCCCACCGCCGAACAGGCGCAGCAGGTCGTCGAGCTGGCGCAACTCACCGAGCAGGTCGGTCTGGACCTGGTCAGCGTCCAGGACCACCCGTACCAGCCGAAGTTCCTGGACGCCTGGACGCTGCTGTCGGTCATCGCGGCCCGTACCACCCGGGTGACGGTGCTGCCCAACGTCGCCAACCTGCCGCTACGTCCGCCCGCAGTGCTCGCCCGGTCGGCAGCCAGCCTGGACATCCTCAGCGGCGGACGGGTCGAGCTGGGCCTCGGGGCCGGATCGTTCTGGGACGCCATCGCCGCCCAGGGTGGCCCTCGGCGTAGCCCGAGCGAGGCGGTCACCGCCCTCACCGAGGCGATCGAGGTCATCCGGGCGCTCTGGACCCCCGGCCACGGAATACGCCTTGATGGCGAGCACTACACCCTTCAGGGCGCGAAACCAGGCCCGTTCCCGGCGCACGACATCGGCATCTGGCTCGGAGCCATCAAGCCCCGCATGCTGCGGCTGACCGGTCGCGTCGCCGACGGCTGGCTGCCCAGCTCGCCCTACGTGCCACCGGAGCAACTGACCGCCGCCAACCAGCTCATCGACCAGGCGGCGACCGAGGCCGGTCGATCCCCAAGTGCGGTACGCCGGCTCTACAACATCGTCGGCTCGTTCAACGGGGACGGGCGCGAGTTCCTCCAGGGGGCACCCGCCGTCTGGGTCGAACAGCTCGCCGAACTCACCCTCGACCAGGGGGTCAGCGGCTACATCCTGATGGCCGAGTCCGCCGACAGCATCCGGCGGTTCGCCGCCGAGGTCGCGCCGGCCGTACGGGAACTGGTCGCCGCCGAGCGCGCGGCGGTTTCGTCGGTCAAGAGCGGATCCGGTACGCCGACCGAGGCCGTCACGGAAGTGCCCGGTACGCCTGCCGAGGCGGTCACCGTCGCACCGGCCCCGGCACCGGTCAGGCGCGCCGCCGAAGGGCTCGCCGTGACCCCGACCCCGGACGACGGCGTACGGTTCAGCGCTGAGCGCCCGTGGGACGAGAGCGACCGCCCGACGGGGCCGGACCCGGAGCCGGGCCGGCGGTACACCCGACACGAGCAGGCATCCGGTCAGCATCTCGTCGACGTGCACGACCACCTGCGCAGCGAGCTCGCCCAGTTGCGGGACATCGCCGACCAGGTGGCGGCCGGGGCGATGGACGTCGGCGCGGCCCGGTCACACCTGAACACGATGACGATGCGTCAGAATAACTGGACGTTGGGCGCCTACTGCGAGTCGTACTGCCGGGTGGTCACCACCCATCACACGATCGAAGACCAGGCGATGTTTCCGCATCTGCGGCGTGCCGACCCCCGACTCAAGCCGGTCATCGAACGGCTGGAGCAGGAACACCACGTCATCCACGGAGTGATCGAACGGGTCGATCAGGCGCTGGTCGCCCTGGTGACCGCCCCCGGCAACATGGCGGATCTGCGTGCCGCCATCGATCTGCTCACCGACACTCTGCTGTCCCACCTGTCGTACGAGGAAGGAGAACTGGTCGAACCCCTGGCCCGCCTCGGCTACCGCTGA
- a CDS encoding DUF3103 family protein: MYRSRTFRRTTLSLGLAAALATTVATPAYARPGHGQPTTAPTTAAAPTTGQVFSITDRIAREVAGTLANPSARHRIVPAVTRAPLDLATAEPGTSLAAAVQIANREVLTAKGLPSTGSSLLQLRLADPQMRAALDRGATPLVTAVPNDDTSTSVTAYEPTGRAVQLDPVRLPARPVLVVEVDTATALPMGLDLLRDTLTANGIGSAAASAATTSATASATSAGTTATGYWATKVTAIQVADVKEPWIKGNAEIFNLVGGFGLDGKVKVDAVQMPYLDKANQTYYPNQLLVHFNGYKYNLADVVMMEDDGDTNYQALVKALVTALLTIIDGGVYIPLANAILDALPTSWYTDDPDYVDSWYTLSKTSSGRINGAAGNGWMTVAPYFVEAL; the protein is encoded by the coding sequence GTGTATCGATCGCGGACCTTCCGCCGTACCACCCTGTCACTGGGCTTGGCCGCTGCCCTGGCCACAACGGTCGCCACCCCGGCGTACGCCCGACCGGGCCACGGGCAACCGACGACCGCCCCCACCACCGCCGCTGCCCCCACCACCGGCCAGGTCTTCTCGATCACCGACCGGATCGCCCGGGAGGTCGCCGGCACACTGGCCAACCCGAGCGCCCGCCACCGGATCGTGCCAGCGGTGACCCGGGCCCCGCTCGACCTCGCCACCGCGGAACCAGGTACGTCCCTGGCTGCCGCCGTACAGATCGCCAACCGGGAGGTGCTGACCGCCAAGGGGCTGCCCAGCACCGGCAGCTCGCTGCTCCAGCTCCGACTGGCCGACCCGCAGATGCGCGCCGCCCTCGACCGAGGGGCCACGCCGCTCGTCACGGCCGTCCCGAACGACGACACCAGCACCAGCGTGACCGCGTACGAGCCGACCGGCCGGGCCGTCCAACTGGACCCGGTACGGCTGCCCGCGCGGCCGGTCCTCGTGGTGGAGGTGGACACGGCCACGGCCCTTCCGATGGGCCTCGACCTGCTTCGCGACACGTTGACCGCGAACGGCATCGGCAGCGCGGCGGCCAGCGCCGCCACCACCTCGGCTACCGCCAGCGCCACCAGCGCGGGTACGACCGCCACCGGCTACTGGGCCACCAAGGTCACCGCGATCCAGGTCGCTGACGTCAAGGAGCCCTGGATCAAGGGCAACGCGGAGATCTTCAACCTCGTCGGCGGCTTCGGCCTCGACGGCAAGGTCAAGGTCGACGCCGTGCAGATGCCGTACCTCGACAAGGCCAACCAGACGTACTACCCGAACCAGCTGTTGGTCCACTTCAACGGCTACAAGTACAACCTGGCCGACGTGGTGATGATGGAGGACGACGGCGACACCAACTACCAGGCTCTGGTCAAGGCCCTGGTCACCGCCCTGCTGACGATCATCGACGGTGGCGTGTACATCCCGCTGGCGAACGCGATCCTCGACGCCCTTCCGACCTCGTGGTACACCGACGACCCGGACTACGTCGACTCCTGGTACACCCTCTCCAAGACCAGCAGTGGTCGGATCAACGGTGCGGCCGGCAACGGCTGGATGACCGTGGCACCGTACTTCGTCGAGGCCCTGTAA